The following coding sequences lie in one Methylotuvimicrobium alcaliphilum 20Z genomic window:
- a CDS encoding DUF4255 domain-containing protein — protein MIAHALTIVLNELNRHLTGHYGADVMNVCRLGNLADGFGNGAGANPRDVLYLSLVNIKEEKTLKNVPNYTRNDVTLRTVYENPPTFLNFQILIVASHSNYTNALLMLSRAIRFFQAQNVFTQDTVDPASISNNAPANPLDQLESFKLIFDLYSPTMEEVNHLWGTLGGKQYPFAIYVLRMLDLKFRAVKSERGVITEVVHDFRHKSGLAVANE, from the coding sequence ATGATCGCACATGCTCTGACGATAGTCCTGAACGAACTCAATCGACATTTGACTGGCCATTACGGGGCGGATGTCATGAATGTCTGTCGCTTGGGGAACCTAGCCGACGGTTTCGGAAACGGGGCGGGCGCGAATCCGCGTGATGTGCTTTATTTGTCGTTGGTCAACATCAAGGAAGAAAAAACCTTAAAAAACGTGCCGAACTACACGCGCAACGACGTTACACTCCGCACCGTCTATGAAAACCCGCCGACCTTTCTCAATTTTCAAATACTGATCGTCGCCTCGCACAGTAATTACACCAATGCCTTATTGATGCTGTCGCGAGCGATACGCTTCTTTCAGGCGCAAAACGTTTTCACGCAGGACACGGTCGATCCGGCGTCGATTTCGAATAATGCGCCCGCCAATCCGCTCGATCAACTCGAATCGTTCAAACTGATTTTCGATCTGTATTCTCCGACGATGGAGGAAGTCAATCACCTCTGGGGAACCTTGGGCGGTAAACAATACCCGTTTGCGATCTATGTACTGCGTATGTTGGATTTGAAATTCCGGGCGGTCAAAAGCGAGAGGGGCGTCATTACTGAAGTCGTTCACGATTTCCGGCATAAATCCGGATTGGCGGTCGCCAATGAGTGA
- a CDS encoding PrkA family serine protein kinase, which translates to MSIFERYTAKYEELKDEELTLPEYLELCKKDPLTYASPAERMLAAIGEPELLDTHNDPRLSRIFSNKVIKIYPAFREFYGMEEVIEQIVAFFRHAAQGLEEKKQILYLLGPVGGGKSSLAERLKVLMEKAPFYAIKGSPVFESPLGLFNADEDGDILEKDYGIPGRYLNTIMSPWATKRLHEFNGDIRQFRVVRIRPSILKQVAVAKTEPGDENNQDISSLVGKVDIRKLELYSQDDPDAYSYSGGLCRANQGLLEFVEMFKAPIKVLHPLLTATQEGNYKGTEGFPAIPFQGIILAHSNESEWQAFRNNKNNEAFLDRIYIVKVPYCLRVSEEIKIYDKLLENSSLHDAPCAPGTLEMMAQFAVLSRLKEPENSNIFSKMRVYNGENLKDTDPHAKSYQEYRDFAGVDEGMTGLSTRFAFKILSKVFNFDNTEVAANPVHLLYVLEQQIEREQFPAEVEERYLSYLKGYLTQKYIDFIGKEIQTAYLQSYSEYGQNIFDRYVTYADYWIQDTNYRDPDTGEMFDRSSLNDELEKIEKPAGISNPKDFRNEIVNFVLRARAKNGGKYPAWTSYEKLRTVIEKKMFSTTEDLLPVISFNAKASPEDQKKHEQFIDRMIEKGYTEKQVRLLSEWYLRVRKSS; encoded by the coding sequence ATGAGTATATTTGAGCGTTATACAGCAAAATACGAGGAATTAAAGGACGAAGAATTGACTCTTCCGGAATACTTGGAGCTTTGCAAAAAAGATCCGCTGACTTATGCCAGCCCGGCCGAGCGCATGCTAGCGGCTATAGGGGAGCCGGAATTATTGGATACGCATAACGATCCCAGACTTAGTCGAATATTTTCCAATAAGGTCATAAAAATTTATCCTGCTTTCCGCGAATTTTACGGAATGGAAGAAGTCATCGAGCAAATAGTCGCATTTTTCCGTCATGCGGCCCAGGGTCTGGAAGAAAAGAAACAGATTCTTTATTTGCTGGGTCCGGTCGGCGGCGGTAAATCTTCGCTGGCCGAACGGCTTAAAGTATTGATGGAAAAAGCACCGTTTTATGCGATTAAAGGTTCGCCGGTATTCGAATCGCCATTGGGGCTTTTCAATGCCGATGAAGACGGCGATATTCTTGAAAAAGACTACGGCATCCCCGGCCGTTACCTCAATACCATCATGTCGCCTTGGGCGACGAAACGGCTGCATGAGTTCAACGGCGATATACGCCAATTTAGAGTCGTTCGGATTCGTCCTTCTATTCTTAAACAGGTTGCCGTTGCCAAAACCGAGCCGGGCGATGAAAACAATCAGGATATTTCATCGCTAGTCGGTAAAGTCGATATCCGTAAACTGGAACTGTATTCTCAAGACGATCCCGATGCCTACAGCTATTCGGGCGGCTTGTGCCGGGCCAACCAAGGCTTGCTGGAATTCGTGGAAATGTTCAAGGCGCCGATCAAGGTACTACATCCGCTGCTGACCGCGACGCAGGAAGGCAATTACAAAGGCACGGAAGGTTTTCCGGCGATACCGTTCCAGGGCATCATTCTGGCCCACTCGAACGAATCGGAGTGGCAGGCTTTCAGGAACAACAAAAACAATGAAGCGTTTCTCGACCGGATTTATATCGTCAAGGTACCTTATTGCCTGCGCGTTTCGGAAGAAATCAAAATCTACGACAAACTGCTGGAAAACAGCTCATTGCACGACGCGCCATGCGCGCCCGGCACCTTAGAAATGATGGCGCAATTTGCGGTGTTATCCCGCTTGAAAGAGCCGGAAAACTCCAATATTTTTTCCAAGATGCGGGTGTATAACGGCGAGAATCTGAAAGATACCGATCCGCATGCCAAGTCTTATCAAGAATACCGCGATTTCGCCGGCGTCGATGAAGGCATGACCGGTCTCTCCACTCGGTTCGCTTTTAAGATTCTGTCTAAGGTATTCAACTTCGACAACACCGAAGTCGCGGCCAATCCGGTTCATCTTTTGTATGTCCTCGAACAGCAAATCGAACGCGAACAATTTCCGGCCGAAGTCGAGGAGAGGTATTTGTCTTACCTCAAGGGTTATCTAACGCAAAAATACATCGATTTCATTGGCAAGGAGATTCAAACCGCCTATCTGCAATCCTATTCGGAATACGGACAAAATATCTTCGATCGCTACGTGACCTATGCCGATTATTGGATACAGGATACCAATTACCGCGACCCGGATACCGGAGAGATGTTCGACCGGAGCTCCTTGAACGATGAACTTGAAAAAATCGAGAAACCGGCCGGTATTAGTAATCCGAAGGATTTCCGTAACGAAATCGTCAACTTTGTGTTACGGGCTCGCGCCAAAAACGGCGGAAAATATCCGGCCTGGACCAGTTACGAGAAACTTCGCACTGTGATCGAAAAGAAAATGTTTTCAACGACAGAAGACTTATTGCCGGTGATTTCTTTTAACGCCAAGGCTTCGCCCGAAGATCAGAAGAAACATGAACAGTTTATCGATCGGATGATTGAAAAAGGCTATACCGAAAAACAAGTGCGCTTACTTAGCGAATGGTATTTGAGGGTGCGTAAATCGTCTTAA
- a CDS encoding pirin family protein, with protein MKRILAIQSAPSRHWVGDGFPVRSLFTYGSGQTDRVSPFLLLDYAGPEYFAGADKPRGVGEHPHRGFETVTLVYQGEVAHKDSTGQGGVIGPGDVQWMTAGSGILHEEFHSESFTQTGGMLEMVQLWVNLPAEHKMTRPNYQAILSRSIPEVELPDKAGTIRVIAGSHADTVGRAQTFSPMTVLDMRLNSGQSKINVPDGWNTLLVVLQGKIKINNDRVAEAAQLVVLDRAGAYLDIETGDDAKALLLAGEPIDEPVVGYGPFVMNSEIEIRQALADYRAGKFGRIPASG; from the coding sequence ATGAAAAGAATTTTGGCCATTCAAAGCGCACCATCGAGACACTGGGTAGGTGACGGTTTTCCGGTACGGTCCTTGTTTACCTACGGTTCCGGGCAAACCGATAGAGTCAGTCCGTTTTTGCTTCTCGATTATGCAGGCCCCGAATATTTTGCCGGCGCCGATAAACCGCGCGGAGTCGGCGAACATCCGCATCGGGGATTCGAAACCGTCACGCTGGTTTATCAAGGCGAGGTGGCGCACAAGGATTCGACCGGGCAGGGCGGCGTAATCGGGCCCGGCGATGTTCAATGGATGACTGCGGGCTCGGGAATCCTGCATGAAGAATTTCACTCCGAAAGCTTTACTCAAACGGGCGGGATGCTCGAAATGGTTCAGCTCTGGGTCAATCTGCCGGCCGAGCACAAAATGACTCGGCCCAACTATCAGGCCATCTTGAGCCGGTCGATTCCGGAAGTCGAATTGCCGGACAAAGCCGGGACGATTCGGGTCATTGCCGGAAGTCATGCCGATACGGTTGGGCGGGCGCAGACGTTTTCGCCGATGACCGTTCTGGACATGCGCCTCAATTCGGGACAATCCAAAATAAACGTGCCTGATGGTTGGAATACCCTGTTGGTCGTGTTGCAAGGCAAGATCAAAATCAATAATGACCGTGTTGCCGAAGCGGCTCAATTAGTCGTATTGGATCGTGCCGGCGCTTACCTCGACATCGAAACCGGCGATGACGCAAAGGCGCTTTTATTGGCAGGAGAGCCGATCGACGAGCCGGTCGTCGGCTACGGGCCGTTCGTAATGAACAGCGAGATCGAAATTCGTCAGGCCTTGGCCGATTACCGTGCGGGCAAATTCGGTAGGATTCCCGCATCCGGTTGA
- a CDS encoding phage tail sheath family protein — translation MATAYKTPGVYIEEIPKFPPSIAPVETAIPAFIGYTEKAMEFVDDDLHLKPTRIASLVEYESLFGGPQPEEAIVVTLNETQDEDGNTLTQTAVATLAEGNRSKHVMYYALLLFFANGGGPCYIVSVNPYKDLGGDLVRNDLEAGLEALETADEPTLIIFPEAQFLSGISDFATLHNRALAQCEALKDRFVIMDVHGGSVSMSNSAANLLTGIGNFRSDGIGANNLKYGAAYAPNIETVLDFAIDENEVDFVHVIDGTSASPVKLETLISGNNQVYQKAKAAIRDLPCKMPPSGAIAGIYSAVDNSRGVWKAPANVSVTAAIKPTIEFSNVQQDRMNVDPTAGKSVNAIRPFIGKGTLVWGARTLAGNDNEWRYVNVRRFFIFVEESTKKATEQFVFEPNDANTWVKVQAMIENFLTVLWRQGALQGIKPEHAFYVAVGLGKTMTPLDILEGRMIIEIGMAAVRPAEFIILRFSHKMPES, via the coding sequence ATGGCTACAGCGTATAAAACTCCTGGCGTTTATATCGAGGAAATTCCGAAATTCCCTCCGTCCATTGCACCGGTCGAAACCGCGATTCCCGCGTTTATCGGTTACACCGAGAAGGCCATGGAATTCGTTGATGACGACCTTCATCTCAAACCGACGCGTATTGCCTCGCTGGTTGAATACGAAAGTCTTTTCGGCGGTCCCCAACCCGAGGAGGCAATAGTCGTGACGCTCAACGAAACGCAGGACGAAGACGGAAATACATTGACACAAACGGCGGTTGCGACATTGGCGGAAGGCAACCGTTCGAAACATGTTATGTATTATGCGCTGCTATTGTTTTTCGCGAACGGTGGCGGACCTTGCTATATCGTTTCGGTCAACCCTTATAAGGATTTGGGCGGTGATCTGGTTAGAAACGATCTGGAGGCAGGATTGGAAGCATTGGAAACTGCGGACGAACCGACCTTGATCATATTTCCGGAAGCACAGTTTCTCAGTGGTATCAGCGACTTCGCGACCTTACACAATCGGGCGTTGGCGCAATGCGAAGCCTTGAAAGACCGTTTCGTCATCATGGATGTTCACGGAGGGTCGGTGTCGATGTCCAACAGCGCCGCTAACCTGTTGACCGGCATCGGTAATTTTAGAAGCGACGGAATCGGAGCGAACAATCTCAAATACGGTGCGGCCTATGCGCCGAATATAGAAACCGTACTCGATTTCGCGATCGATGAAAATGAAGTCGATTTCGTTCATGTGATCGACGGCACGTCAGCGAGCCCTGTTAAACTCGAGACCTTGATAAGCGGAAACAATCAGGTCTATCAAAAGGCTAAGGCGGCGATTCGAGACTTGCCTTGTAAAATGCCGCCGAGCGGCGCGATCGCGGGTATTTACTCGGCGGTCGACAACAGCCGGGGGGTCTGGAAAGCACCGGCGAACGTCAGTGTGACTGCCGCGATCAAGCCGACGATTGAGTTTTCGAACGTGCAGCAAGATCGAATGAACGTCGATCCGACGGCCGGCAAATCGGTCAATGCGATTCGGCCATTCATAGGCAAAGGCACACTAGTTTGGGGTGCCCGTACTCTAGCCGGCAACGACAACGAATGGCGTTATGTCAATGTCAGACGTTTTTTTATTTTCGTCGAGGAATCGACCAAAAAGGCGACCGAACAATTCGTTTTCGAACCGAACGATGCGAATACCTGGGTCAAGGTACAGGCGATGATCGAAAACTTCTTGACCGTGTTATGGCGGCAAGGCGCGTTGCAAGGCATCAAGCCGGAGCATGCCTTTTATGTCGCGGTGGGCTTGGGTAAAACGATGACGCCGCTCGATATTTTGGAAGGCCGGATGATTATCGAAATCGGCATGGCTGCGGTTAGGCCGGCCGAATTCATCATTCTCAGATTCTCGCACAAAATGCCCGAATCCTGA
- a CDS encoding YeaH/YhbH family protein, protein MTQIVDRRLNGKNKSAVNRQKFIRRFRSQIKKAVTDAVNERSVTDLDKGEKVSIPAKDISEPFFHHGNDGYREIIHPGNKEFRQGDKIKRPESAGGGRGKQASDSGEGMDEFVFELTREEFLHFFFEDLELPNLVKTRLATLQETKKVRAGHTSDGIPTNINVIRSLRSAMGRRIALRAPYRNRIEEAEAQLEDLLKRYSETDAVVIELREEIKRLKEKIERIPFIDTFDLRYDNRIDMPKPTTQAVMFCIMDVSGSMGPEEKDMAKRFFMLLYLFLTRTYEKTQVVFISHHTEANEVDEETFFYSRETGGTVVSSALILMKKIIKERFPISEWNIYAAQASDGDNWDNDSIDCKKILSEQIMPYMQYYAYIEITEDRHQNLWHEYSTLKDTWSNFAMQRIATVADIYPVFRKLFEKSKA, encoded by the coding sequence GTGACTCAAATTGTAGATAGACGTCTGAACGGAAAGAATAAGAGCGCCGTCAACCGGCAGAAATTTATTCGCCGTTTTCGCAGCCAGATTAAAAAGGCCGTGACCGACGCGGTAAACGAGCGGAGCGTGACGGATTTGGATAAAGGCGAAAAAGTTTCCATTCCTGCAAAAGATATCTCGGAGCCTTTTTTTCACCATGGTAACGACGGTTATCGGGAGATCATTCATCCGGGAAACAAGGAGTTTCGGCAAGGCGATAAAATAAAACGGCCCGAAAGCGCCGGAGGCGGGCGAGGCAAACAGGCCTCCGATTCCGGCGAAGGAATGGATGAATTCGTCTTCGAATTAACTCGTGAGGAATTTTTGCACTTCTTTTTTGAAGATCTCGAGTTGCCCAACCTAGTCAAAACCCGTCTGGCGACGCTCCAGGAAACCAAAAAAGTGCGCGCCGGCCATACCAGCGACGGTATACCTACCAATATCAATGTCATTCGTTCATTGCGGAGCGCGATGGGACGGCGCATCGCCTTGCGCGCGCCCTATCGTAATAGGATTGAGGAGGCCGAAGCACAACTGGAAGACTTGCTCAAACGTTACAGCGAAACCGATGCCGTGGTTATCGAGTTGCGTGAAGAAATCAAACGGCTCAAGGAAAAAATCGAGCGCATTCCGTTTATCGATACCTTCGATTTACGCTACGACAACCGCATAGACATGCCTAAACCGACGACCCAAGCGGTGATGTTTTGCATCATGGATGTTTCAGGTTCGATGGGGCCCGAAGAAAAAGATATGGCAAAACGCTTCTTCATGCTGCTGTATCTTTTTCTGACGCGCACCTATGAAAAAACCCAGGTCGTATTTATCTCTCATCATACCGAAGCCAATGAAGTCGATGAAGAAACCTTTTTCTATTCCCGGGAAACCGGCGGTACGGTCGTATCGAGCGCACTCATCTTGATGAAAAAGATCATCAAGGAACGTTTTCCGATCTCAGAATGGAATATCTATGCCGCGCAGGCCTCCGACGGCGACAACTGGGATAACGATTCGATAGACTGCAAAAAAATACTGTCCGAGCAAATCATGCCCTATATGCAGTATTACGCCTATATCGAAATCACCGAGGACAGACATCAAAACCTCTGGCACGAATATTCGACTCTGAAAGACACCTGGAGCAATTTTGCGATGCAACGAATTGCCACAGTGGCCGATATCTATCCGGTATTTCGTAAACTTTTCGAGAAGTCAAAAGCATGA
- a CDS encoding LysR substrate-binding domain-containing protein, protein MLIEAEAAQESIDITRAIPCGTVRLTCPPALLHAHVGKMLAEFMALNPAVAIHLEAGNRIVDPVAERIDLAIRVRQPPIENSDLVMRVFSERRQCLAASPGLIKQYSLPKTPADLNNWPSLSHGTPQDEHVWLLRGPGQIQVSVRHRPKFISNDMLALRLAAIAGIGVVKLPAMFMGNELADGKLVEVLPEWKPNREIIHAVYPSRRGLLPSVRALLEFLAERYKTLDEN, encoded by the coding sequence ATGCTAATAGAAGCGGAGGCGGCTCAAGAATCCATCGATATCACTCGAGCGATACCCTGCGGAACGGTCAGGCTAACCTGCCCTCCGGCATTGCTGCATGCCCATGTCGGAAAGATGCTTGCAGAATTCATGGCATTGAACCCTGCCGTCGCCATTCATCTTGAAGCCGGCAATCGCATTGTCGATCCTGTTGCGGAAAGAATCGACCTTGCCATTCGAGTCCGTCAACCTCCGATAGAAAACAGCGACCTGGTCATGCGTGTTTTTTCGGAACGTCGGCAATGCCTAGCTGCAAGCCCCGGCCTGATAAAGCAATACAGCTTGCCGAAAACCCCAGCGGATCTTAACAATTGGCCAAGCCTGTCGCACGGAACACCTCAGGATGAACACGTTTGGCTATTACGAGGCCCCGGGCAGATACAAGTCTCAGTTCGCCATCGACCCAAATTCATCAGCAATGACATGTTGGCCTTAAGATTGGCTGCGATTGCCGGGATTGGTGTCGTTAAGTTGCCCGCGATGTTCATGGGCAATGAATTGGCCGATGGCAAGCTGGTTGAAGTTTTGCCGGAATGGAAGCCTAATCGAGAAATCATTCATGCCGTGTATCCCTCTCGGCGAGGGTTACTACCCTCGGTAAGGGCTTTACTCGAATTTCTGGCGGAGCGTTATAAAACGTTAGACGAAAACTAG
- a CDS encoding SpoVR family protein — protein sequence MSRKTLSETSEWTFELIEKYHTEIARIASDFGLDTYPVQLEIITAEQMMDAYASVGMPIGYSHWSFGKEFVKNEKRYQKGQMGLAYEIVINSNPCIAYLMEENSMTMQALVIAHAAYGHNSFFKNNYLFTTWTSADSIIDYLLFAKNYIAECEERYGEEQVEAILDSCHALRNFGVDRYKRPSRLSLQEEQARQRDREAYLQSQVNELWRTIPTKEPVYSAANEAVRFPEEPQENILYFIEKNAPFLEPWQREIIRIVRKIAQYFYPQRQTQVMNEGWATFWHYTILHQMYQEGLVTDGFMIEFLQSHTNVVYQPAFDSPYYSGINPYALGFSMMSDIRRICETPTPEDERWFPEIAGSDWNKTLHFAMQNFKDESFISQFLSPKVIRDLKLFSILDDSNEQEIAVTSIHDEDGYRHIRQALSEQYNLGSNEPNIQVYHVDRKGDRSLTLRHTQYHRRFLAQSAEHVLKHVARLWGFDVRLETVDEDGTLQTIMECKL from the coding sequence ATGAGTAGAAAAACCCTATCGGAAACATCGGAGTGGACCTTCGAGCTGATTGAAAAATACCATACGGAAATCGCCCGTATCGCAAGTGATTTCGGATTGGATACCTATCCGGTACAACTGGAAATCATCACGGCCGAACAAATGATGGACGCCTATGCCTCGGTCGGCATGCCCATCGGCTATAGCCATTGGTCATTCGGCAAGGAATTCGTCAAGAACGAAAAACGCTATCAAAAAGGCCAAATGGGCCTGGCTTATGAAATTGTGATCAATTCGAACCCCTGTATCGCCTATTTAATGGAAGAAAACAGCATGACGATGCAGGCTCTGGTAATCGCGCATGCCGCTTACGGCCACAATTCGTTTTTCAAAAATAATTACTTATTCACGACCTGGACCAGCGCCGATTCTATTATCGACTATCTGCTGTTTGCCAAAAATTATATAGCCGAGTGCGAAGAGCGCTACGGCGAAGAGCAGGTCGAAGCCATTCTCGACTCTTGCCACGCCTTGAGAAACTTTGGCGTGGACCGTTACAAACGCCCCTCCAGATTGTCTCTACAAGAAGAGCAAGCCCGGCAGCGGGATCGCGAAGCCTATCTGCAATCCCAAGTCAACGAGTTATGGCGCACCATACCGACCAAAGAACCGGTCTATAGCGCCGCTAACGAAGCCGTCCGCTTTCCCGAGGAACCTCAAGAAAATATTCTCTATTTCATTGAAAAAAATGCCCCTTTCCTGGAGCCCTGGCAACGCGAAATCATTCGCATCGTGCGCAAGATAGCCCAATATTTTTATCCGCAACGCCAAACTCAGGTGATGAACGAAGGCTGGGCGACTTTCTGGCATTACACGATCTTGCATCAAATGTATCAGGAAGGTCTGGTGACCGATGGGTTCATGATCGAATTTCTCCAATCGCATACCAATGTCGTTTACCAACCGGCCTTCGATAGCCCTTATTATTCGGGTATAAACCCCTATGCCTTGGGTTTCTCGATGATGAGCGACATCCGCAGGATTTGCGAAACGCCGACGCCCGAGGACGAACGTTGGTTTCCGGAAATAGCCGGCAGCGATTGGAACAAGACACTGCATTTCGCGATGCAGAATTTCAAGGACGAAAGCTTTATCAGCCAGTTTTTATCCCCTAAAGTCATTCGCGACCTCAAACTATTTTCCATCTTGGATGATTCCAATGAGCAAGAGATCGCCGTGACCTCGATTCATGACGAAGACGGTTATCGGCATATCCGGCAAGCCTTGTCCGAACAGTACAATTTGGGTAGTAACGAACCCAATATTCAGGTTTATCATGTCGACCGTAAAGGCGACCGTTCGCTGACGCTACGCCATACCCAATATCACAGAAGGTTCTTAGCTCAAAGCGCCGAACATGTCTTAAAGCATGTCGCAAGACTTTGGGGCTTCGATGTTCGGCTTGAAACAGTGGATGAAGACGGAACGCTGCAGACGATAATGGAATGCAAACTTTAA
- a CDS encoding sigma-54-dependent transcriptional regulator, producing MNKPTILFAVQSYELKQSIQTVLHHQAVELVEAKTCQEALKYFQTSNPQLLILESPCQDGVDTLAIVKSFHERDRRFPVILVTMQGSERLAISALRIGIKDYFEYPFSDRDLIDSITKLLSPRASTVSSAQALNSALHHPFVGSSHSMQKVKTYLQKVAHVDSHVLVTGETGTGKELVAKFIHTYSQRSHKPFIAINCAALPDSLLESELFGYEKGAFTGAQTAYAGKLKMADGGTVFFDEIGDMSPYAQAKILRVLESKEVYPLGAKQSVALNIRIIAATNRHLEKMMLAKEFRDDLYFRLNVARVHLPPLRERKEDIPELLNFYLKQFNQQFGLNLLGLSVEALEALFDYHWPGNIRELKNVLETVFIDSPRERISRDDLPELIRGNKMSETFSGRDDREREYLLAALSAANWNKSKAAEQLQCSRMTLYRKMEKHRISTKKAY from the coding sequence ATGAATAAACCAACGATTTTATTTGCCGTTCAGAGTTATGAGCTAAAGCAATCGATACAGACCGTCTTACATCATCAAGCAGTCGAATTGGTCGAAGCTAAGACTTGTCAGGAAGCGTTGAAATACTTTCAAACATCGAATCCGCAATTACTGATCCTCGAATCTCCATGCCAGGACGGTGTCGATACGCTGGCTATTGTTAAATCCTTTCATGAAAGAGACCGAAGATTTCCGGTTATCTTGGTCACAATGCAAGGATCTGAAAGGCTTGCGATTTCGGCATTACGCATAGGGATTAAGGATTATTTTGAATATCCGTTTTCCGATCGAGACTTGATTGATTCGATCACTAAATTGTTAAGCCCCCGGGCCTCAACGGTTTCTAGCGCCCAGGCTTTAAATTCGGCCCTTCATCACCCTTTCGTCGGAAGTAGTCATTCGATGCAAAAGGTAAAAACCTATTTGCAAAAAGTCGCTCATGTCGACAGTCATGTGCTGGTTACCGGAGAAACGGGAACCGGAAAGGAGCTCGTTGCTAAATTTATTCACACTTATAGTCAACGCTCGCATAAACCCTTCATCGCGATTAATTGCGCGGCCTTACCCGATAGTTTATTGGAAAGCGAATTATTCGGTTACGAAAAAGGGGCATTCACCGGCGCACAAACCGCATATGCGGGAAAATTAAAAATGGCGGATGGGGGTACGGTCTTTTTCGACGAAATCGGGGATATGAGCCCATACGCGCAAGCTAAAATACTCCGCGTTCTGGAAAGCAAAGAGGTTTATCCGTTAGGCGCTAAACAAAGCGTTGCACTCAATATTCGAATTATCGCGGCCACTAATCGGCATTTGGAAAAAATGATGTTGGCAAAAGAATTTAGGGACGATCTTTATTTTCGCCTCAATGTAGCCCGAGTTCATTTACCCCCTTTACGGGAACGCAAAGAAGATATTCCGGAATTACTCAATTTTTATCTCAAGCAATTCAATCAGCAATTTGGGTTAAATCTGCTCGGCTTAAGTGTAGAAGCCTTAGAGGCTTTATTCGATTATCATTGGCCGGGGAATATACGTGAATTAAAAAACGTCTTAGAAACCGTCTTTATAGACTCCCCTCGTGAACGAATTTCCAGAGACGATTTGCCGGAACTGATTCGCGGCAACAAAATGTCTGAGACATTTTCAGGTCGGGATGACCGTGAACGTGAGTATCTGTTGGCCGCTTTAAGCGCTGCAAATTGGAATAAAAGTAAAGCCGCCGAACAGTTGCAATGCTCGAGAATGACACTTTACCGAAAGATGGAAAAACATCGAATAAGCACTAAAAAAGCCTATTAA
- a CDS encoding chymotrypsin family serine protease: protein MANTIQDIRQLLYGARRQLMNKPNVIATGVGYKITGGVKTEELCITCSVSEKVNKADLTSSDMVPSAIEDTPTDVIQTKRFRVFQDPTGRFRPAPGGVSIGHIDISAGTLGCLVRKNGEFYILSNNHVLANVNAANIGDPIIQPGAHDGGKFPDDHIADLADFVPINISGMVPSDCNVAGVVADILNTSARFFGSSTRLQSVRAQATENLVDCAIAKPLQPDWVIDEILQIGTIEGMAEGELGIDVQKYGRTTQYTTGRIEQIDVTANVQLGGGRYAVFTDQLMAGAMSQPGDSGSAVLDMQGNIVGLLFAGSEETTLINRIQNVFTALGVSR from the coding sequence ATGGCTAACACGATTCAAGACATCAGACAATTGCTGTACGGCGCTCGCAGGCAATTGATGAATAAACCGAATGTCATTGCGACAGGCGTCGGATACAAAATAACCGGTGGCGTTAAAACCGAGGAACTGTGTATCACCTGTTCGGTAAGCGAAAAGGTCAATAAAGCCGATTTAACCTCTTCGGACATGGTGCCTTCAGCTATTGAGGATACGCCGACCGATGTCATTCAAACCAAAAGGTTTAGAGTTTTTCAAGATCCTACCGGTCGTTTCAGACCTGCTCCGGGTGGTGTGTCAATTGGGCATATCGATATTTCAGCCGGAACCCTAGGGTGCTTAGTAAGAAAAAACGGAGAGTTTTATATTCTCTCCAATAACCATGTTCTGGCCAATGTCAATGCCGCCAATATCGGGGATCCGATTATACAACCGGGCGCTCATGATGGAGGAAAATTTCCTGACGATCATATAGCCGATCTGGCCGATTTCGTACCGATCAATATCAGCGGCATGGTGCCGAGCGATTGCAATGTCGCCGGTGTAGTTGCCGATATCCTAAATACATCTGCCCGTTTTTTCGGAAGCAGCACGCGCTTGCAATCGGTCCGTGCGCAAGCCACTGAAAATTTGGTCGATTGTGCGATCGCGAAACCCTTACAGCCCGATTGGGTTATCGATGAAATTTTACAAATCGGCACAATTGAGGGTATGGCTGAAGGTGAATTAGGCATTGATGTTCAAAAATACGGGCGCACTACTCAATATACCACCGGAAGAATAGAGCAAATCGATGTAACGGCTAATGTGCAATTGGGCGGCGGACGCTATGCGGTCTTTACCGATCAATTAATGGCCGGAGCCATGAGTCAGCCCGGAGATAGCGGTTCGGCAGTATTGGATATGCAAGGTAATATCGTCGGCTTGCTGTTTGCCGGCAGCGAAGAAACGACTTTGATTAACCGGATTCAAAACGTATTTACAGCGTTAGGAGTGTCCCGCTGA